A region of the Procambarus clarkii isolate CNS0578487 chromosome 29, FALCON_Pclarkii_2.0, whole genome shotgun sequence genome:
CCCCAGTGTAGTAGCCCATGACCCCCAGTGTAGTAGCTCATGACCCCCAGTGTAGTAGCCCATGACCCCCAGTGTAGTAGCTCATGACCCCCAGTGTAGTAGCGCATGACCCCCAGTGTAGTAGCGCATGACCCTCAGTGTAGTAGCCCATGACCCCCAGTGTAGTAGCCCATGACCCCCAGTGTAGTAGCCCATGACCCCCAGTGTAGTAGCCCATGACCCCCAGTGTAGTAGCCCATGACCCCCAGGGTAGTAGCCCATGACCCCCAGTGTAGTAGCCCATGACCCCCAGTGTAGTAGCTCATGGCCCCCAGTGTAGTAGCCCATGACCCCCAGTGTAGTAGCTCATGGCCCCCAGTGTAGTAGCCCATGACCCCCAGTGTAGTAGCTCATGACCCCCAGTATAGTAGCTCATGACCCCCAGTGTAGTAGCTCATGACCCCCAGTATAGTAGCGCATGACCCCCAGTGTAGTAGCCCATGACCCCCAGGGTAGCCCCACAAGGAGCAACAAGTGTTGCCTGAGGCCTCAGTCACTACCAATACTACGATGCTGAGGTAGGCGTGCGCATGCGCCCGCGCGCGCCACCTGCTGGAGTAACACAATACCTTATCGCCAGTCACAGATCAAGTCTTCTCAGCGGAATTTAAGGAAATAATATATATTGATTATCAAAAGAAATATATTTTTTACCCGATTTTCGTTTAATTAATTTGAGCATTTTCCTGCTAAATTGTTAATAATAGTTTTAggattttattttttaagattaTAGCATGTGCTAGGAACGTATCGTAGAAGAGTTCGTTGATTTTTTTGACTTCAGGAAGACTGAGAGAACGCGCTGGCAACTGGGAGGACGCAGGGGGCGTGGCGTACCGCCTGCCTCATATAAGGAGGCGGGAAGCCGGACTCttcactctagagtgtactgtggCAAGGTTAGCAGGTGGACGCTGCTCTCGCCAGAATATCTGACTCGAGTTATAACTCCTGTGAACTGGAACACATATTTGTGACAGTGGAACGTGTTCGTTCCGTGACGCTTGTTACCGTCATGGCGACCAACAAGTTAGCTATGAAGTTCAGAAGCATCACCTATCCCAACCACGAGGCTTCCAGTCAGAAAAAGCATCGGAAAAGGCTGCAGAGGATGCAGAGCTTCGACTTCAGTCAGAATGAGCCTTCGACGGTGCCTGTGAAGTCGAGCGTCAGTAGGCGGGAGGTGTCGGCCGAGGGGCGGCTCCGAGCGCAGCAGttccaagacacacacacggtcTCGGCCAACTTAGCCCCAGGTCAGAAGTTGTTGAGGTTTTCGGACGAGTGTTGGTGCAGCCCAGCCGGGGAGCAGCTAGGTCGCCCCCACCCAGCCACAGCTGGGTGCCTCACCTCACCCAAATCGAAGCCTGGAGCCGCCGTCAGACTAGGCGTCACCAACGTGGAGAGACTGGTGGATTGGCAGCGACAGTCACCGGAGAAACACATCGTCAGCTCAAATAGTCAAGACCACAGTCAACGACACAGCCGTTCCAAAGAACGTCGCAGCGATCGCGACTCGACCAGCAGCGAACGACGCAGTCACTACTGTGCCTCCGTCAGTCTTCCACCACCCACCAAGTCCCCCGAACAGAACACCGCTGCCAacgcaacaacgaccaccacagctacctCAGAGAGCCGAGGACGACGCTCGCAGTTCCGTCGAGCATGGTCGCTCTTCTCTCTCACGTGCGACAAGGAAGTGGAACGCAGGGAGAAATCCCCTCAGCAGCGGATCCTGCGGCCACCCACCCGTCATTTCTACCGTAGAGGACTCTCAGGCCTCCCCATCGAGTGCTCCACCAGATACCTCGGACTTGCCTACTGATTTTCAGCCGAGGCGGACCCGACAGCCCGCCCCGGACCGTGGACACGTTAATACTGCGAGAGTGAAGCTGCTCTTTCCAAGAGAGACAATTTTTCTCCGCAATTGGTGCATTTGAAGGAAATAATACATCGAACATTGTTGAGTGCTGGTCCCGCCAGCCTCTTGTTGCTAATTGCTCCATAAAAAAGTGTGTTTGATTCATACTATAGTGGTGCGTAGCGTCTCCCGCCGCTGGAGACTTAGTAGGTGTACAGCCTCGAGGCTGAAGGCACGTTGGAAATTGTTTCCTGTGAGATCGAATAGCCCGCTCAGGTGTTTTGAGCACTTCGATTCCTTGGTGGTTATGTTAGAAGATGGTTATCGTGTTGTCAATAAAAGCTCACCAAAGATATCTGTGACATATGACTAGATAATTTTATATTATTAAACACAAACCAGCTTGACATTTAAACGAAAGATCTCTAAAGAAGTACATTTTATACCTTCGTTATGCATCATTACGTGACATGAACGTTGGAAACCAGCAATATTTCTGATATTCCTTCTcgggattttttgtttttgtttataaaCGTCTTGCTGTAATTTTTCAGTCTTCACACCCTGAgatttacacacagacagacagacagacagatgaaATGTGATGTTCCTTGCCTTGGTGTCTTCTAGCAGGTGGACTTGTAAAATACTTGATAAGTGGCCTTCTATACACTAGATTTTTTCACCAAACATTTGCATTTGAGTGACCCCTGAGTGTCCTAACTTCCCATACCTTTAACGGTATTTCCTActgttaaatatacgatatactgTGTATGGATAAACTTCCCATGTGAACCGTGTATGTGTTTTTAAAGTTTTgtacataaatttaatataatcGTTGAATAAACTTTGACACCTTGCGCTGGTTTTCAGTCCTCCACACGCACCGCCAACTGGCTTATGCAGTCTTATGACAATCATTCTAACTCAGAAAACAAAGAGATTGTTCAGGATGAAATTAAATATTATTTTCGTAAACTGATAGGAATTTGGCACCTCAAGCAGTGACAGTAAAAAATAGCATATATCtatgtaaatattatatatataaatatatataaatatatataaatatatatatatattatatatatatatatatatatatatatatatatatatatatatatatatatatatatatatatatatatatatatatatatatatatatatgtcgtacctagtagccagaactcacttctcagcctactatgcaaggcccgatttgcctaataagccaagttttcatgaattaattgtttttcgactacctaacctaacataacctaactttttcggctacctaacctaacctaacctataaagataggttaggttaggttaggtagggttggttaggttcggtcatatatctacgttaattttaactccaataaaaaaaattgacctcatacataatgaaatgggtagctttatcatttcataagaaaaaaattagaaaaaatacattaattcaggaaattttggcttattaggcaaatcgggccttgcatagtaggctgagaagtgcgttctggctactaggtacgacatacatatatatatatatatatatatatatatatatatatatatatatatatatatatatatatatatatatatatatatatatatgcgcgaacaagcctgaatggtccccaggactatatgcaacagaaaactcacaccccagaagtgactcgaacccatagtgccaggagaaacgcaactggtatctacaggacgctttaatccgcttgaccatcacgaccggactgattgtccggtcgtgatggtcaagcggattaaggcgtcctgtagataccagttgtgttgcttctggcagtatgagttcgagtcacttctggagtgtgagttttcagtcatatatatatatatatatatatatatatatatatatatatatatatatatatatatatatatatatatatatatatatatatataatgatgttGCATATGACCGAGAGggaaagattaatgattctaacacccttttttttaatatttcttatgtttttcttcactgtcggggggaAGTTGACAAATTAACTCATCAAAATTCCATTTCAcacttttatttttggtctgacgccttaGGATGCGTTTCACAAGGTCACTCTTTACATTCTCATGGAATAAATTTACCATACTTTTGTACAGGCTTATAttctttttgggtgaggtggtacagAACAAGCGGATGAAACAAGCGGATGAATGACATATTATAGGGGGATATTGATAGGATATTACGTGCATCAAAATAAGTAACTTATGTTCTTGGGGCTGTTTGTGTTTGTAAGGCAGAGTAATtggagaccagaccacacactagaaattgaagggacgacgacgttgaagggaatcgacttgagaatggtccaggacggaccgaagcgtcgtcgtcccttcaatttctagtgtgtggtctggtcaacatacttcagccacgttattgtgactcatcgcctgcacagagtAATTGGATCCTGACTCTGcattggctcggggtcttgaagtgtgtAGGATTTAATTACATCCTATCTAATCCTACCCACATTTAGGTATTACATTTAATACCCACTATCAATATCCTCTATGTTATACCACTCGTCCACTTGTTCTGTATCACCTCATCCAAAGATAATATAAATCTGAATCGCGAGTCATTCTGAATCATCATGTATATTACATACGTTAGACCagttctggaatatgcagcgctaGCCTCGGGATCCACGTCGTTTAAACACAAAATGAAGAAGAGAAAGTCCAGAGGAATAACACAAGTCTGGTGCCGTATGAGACGCACACAGGGCTAGCAAACACTGATCACGTTAAACAACATTTCACTAAAACGACAGTCACGAGAGCATGAGGACCGCACCATATACGTATAAGAATAGACAAAACAGATAGACACaggcacgggtggtacgcgaacaaggacaCGCGAACAAGGACACACGAACAAGGACACACGAACAAGGACACACGAACAAGGACACACGAACAAGGACACACGAACAAGGACACACGAACAAGGACACACGAACAAGGACACACGAACAAGGACACACGAACAAGGACTCACGAACAAGGACACACGAACAAGGACACACGAACAAGGACACACGAACAAGGACACACGAACAAGGACACACGAACAAGGACACACGAACAAGGACACACGAACAAGGACACACGAACAAGGACACACGAACAAGGACACACGAACAAGGACACACGAACAAGGACTCACGAACAAGGACACACGAACAAGGACACACGAACAAGGACACACGAACAAGGACACACGAACAAGGACACACGAACAAGGACACACGAACAAGGACACACGAACAAGGACACACGAACAAGGACACACGAACAAGGACTCACGAACAAGGACTCACGAACAAGGACACACGAACAAGGACACACGAACAAGGACACACGAACAAGGACACACGAACAAGGACACACGAACAAGGACACACGAACAAGGACACACGAACAAGGACACACGAACAAGGACACGCGAACAAGGACACACGAACAAGGACACACGAACAAGGACTCACGAACAAGGACACGCGAACAAGGACACACGAACAATGACACACGAACAAGGACACACGAACAAGGACTCACGAACAAGGACACACGAACAAGGACTCACGAACAAGGACTCACGAACAAGGACACACGAACAAGGACACACGAACAAGGACTCACGAACAAGGACTCACGAACAAGGACACACGAACAAGGACACACGAACAAGGACTCACGAACAAGGACACACGAACAAGGACTCACGAACAAGGACACACGAACAAGGACACACGAACAAGGACTCACGAACAAGGACACACGAACAAGGACTCACGAACAAGGACACACGAACAAGGACACACGAACAAGGACTCACGAACAAGGACACACGAACAAGGACACACAGATGGTAACAGAGTGCCTTAATGAGACATTAGAGAGAATTTGTATAGCTTCAGAATTTTGAACGACTAGACTGCACTAACAAAAaatcaacaataacaataataataataatcccacAGAAATCCCACTAACATGATAAAATCCCACATCAATGATAAAATCCACCAGGGGCTGTGAGGTGGGCTCGAATCTCTGTCAAAACCAGAGCTGGCTTCAGTAGGAGCCTCCAGACgtcctgtgatttcagtagaaatccggttgtatgaTTTTCGACTATCAGCGGTGGTCTAGTGGTAAAATATGCGGCTTGGCAATGCCAGGGTCGCAGGTTCGCGCCCACCTCACAGCCCTCGTGGATTTtctcactaataataataatattattattattattattattaacaggataaaaaatattaaataaataccAAGAGGTAGACTGTGCTGGTGTCTCCCAGTGGGAAGTGATCCCTTAAAGTAAACTTTTGAGGGTGTATACTGCCTGTCAAGGGGGTATACAGTACAGGGAGTATACTGCCTGTCAAGGGAGTATACACTGCAGGGTGTATACTGCCTGTCAAGGGGGTATACAGTACAGGGAGTATACTGCCTGTCAAGGGGTATACACTACAGGATGTATACTGCCTGCCAAGGGGGTATACACTACAGGATGTATACTGCCTGCCAAGGGGGTATACACTACAGGATGTATACTGCCTGTCAAGGGGTATACAGTACAGGGAGTATACTGCCTGTCAAGGGGGTATACAGTACAGGGAGTATACTGCCTGTCAAGGGGTATACACTACAGGGTGTATACTGCCTGTCAAGGGGGTATACACTACAGGGTGTATACTGCCTGTCAAGGGGGTATACACTACAGGGTGTATACTGCCTGTCAAGGGGGTATACACTACAGGATGTATACTGCCTGTCAAGGGGTATACACTACAGGGTGTATACTGCCTGTCAAGGGGGTATACACTACAGGATGTATACTGCCTGTCAAGAAGTATACACTACAGGGTGTATACTGCCTGTCAAGGGGGTATACACTACAGGGAGTATACTGCCTGCCAAGGGGGTATACACTACAGGGTGTATACTGCCTGTCAAGGGGTATACACTACAGGGTGTATACTGCCTGTCAAGGGGTATACACTACAGGGTGTATACTGCCTGTCAAGGGGTATACACTACAGGGTGTATACTGCCTGTCAAGGGGTATACACTACAGGGTGTATACTGCCTGTCAAGGGGTATACACTACAGGGTGTATGAACAATGGCGTAAATTCGATATAACTATGACTTATTCGTCAGGCtgctagcagccgcgtccaacagcctggttgaccattcccgcaacaaggaggcctggtcgacggccgggcctcggggacgctgagccccgaaatcatctcaaggtaagacCAGGCGGGTCTGTAGACGCTAATTGACCCTTCTCTGTGACCTTGACCTCCTGACCCCCAAGAAAGTAATTATTGATTTTTGATCCATATTTCATTTGTTTTAATGACAACCCTCGTTTAATGATCCGGGAGCCCCGTTTTCTATGAGTTGACGAGTCATCTAAGTACGACTGTTGGCTATCATCTAAGTACGAGTATTGGCTCTCATATAAGTACGTGTGTTGGCTATCATCTAAGTACGTGTGTTGGCTATCATCTAAGTACGTGTGTTGGCTATCATCTAAGTAGGGGTGTTGGCTATCATCTAAGTAGGAGTGTTGGCTATCATCTAAGTACGAGTGTTGGCTATCATCTAAGTAGGAGTGTTGGCTATCATCTAAGTAGGAGTGTTGGCTATCATCTAAGTAGGAGTGTTGGCTATCATCTAAGTAGGAGTGTTGGCTATCATCTAAGTAGGAGTGTTGGCTATCATCTAAGTAGGAGTGTTGGCTATCATCTAAGTAGGAGTGTTGGCTATCATCTAAGTAGGAGTGTTGGCTATCATCTAAGTAGGAGTGTTGGCTATCATCTAAGTAGGAGTGTTGGCTATCATCTAAGTAGGAGTGTTGGCTATCATCTAAGTAGGAGTGTTGGCTATCATCTAAGTAGGAGTGTTGGCTATCATCTAAGTACGAGTGTTGGCTATCATCTAAGTACGAGTGTTGGCTATCATCTAAGTAGGAGTGTTGGCTATCATCTAAGTACGAGTGTTGGCTATCATCTAAATACGGATGTTGGCTATCATCTAAGTACGAGTGTTGGCTATCATCTAAGTACGAGTGTTGGCTATCATCTAAGTACGAGTGTTGGCTATCATCTAATATATCGAGGACGATAACAATTAGTCAGAGTTAAGGGTCCAAACTGCGAGGGATTTAATTCCACTGAAACACAGGAATATGAATGTCTGGGTTTGTATATCTTCTAAATGTGCGGTGTGGCCGGTACAGTGAATGTGGCCGGTACAGTGAGTGTGCCCGGTACAGTGAGTGTGCCCGGTACAGTGAGTGTGCCCGGTACAGTGAGTGTGCCCGGTACAGTGAGTGTCAATATCACCATGAATTCCGCTATAAAAAACCCACCCTGTGGAAGACCATACCAGGCCAAACACGCTGAAAAATTgaaatttttgcattttttttttaattttagagtTCTTTGAACATTTTATATATACTTTTGACCCTGGGggacggacccccccccccccccaggccaccTGATAGAGGCTCTGGCTCTATTGCCTCGCGGTTTGTTGGCTCTAATTGCAGGCTCTAATTATAGACTCTACTCTTATAGGGAAACGAGAAGGTTGAAATTCTACAGAAAGCAAATTAACCACTTGGGCTTCACGGGTGTGGCTTCACAGGTGTGGCTTCGCAGGTGTGGCTTCGCAGGTGTGGCTTCGCAGGTGTGGCTTCACAGGTGTGGCTTCACAGGTGTGGCAGACGACGAGGGCGCCAGTCGATATCACACAACACAGCCGGatagctaattacccgcagccggACGGCCGGTGCCGGGTCTCAGTGTTGTAGTCCTGCGGGTAACGACGGGTCAATACCGCTGATATTACCTCGCTGCTCCAATTAATTTTGGTAAATGTAGTGGAGCAATctgaagggatatatatatatatatatatatatatatatatatatatatatatatatatatatatatatatatatatatatatatatattatacctaaAATTTATGTATTTTAATGTATATTTGCATCTATTAATGAGAATGTCTGCTTGTTCAAGGTTGGGGGCCAGATGCTTCTATCTAACCTTTGCAGGGTGACCATTGGTTGCTCGGGTATTGTCATAGGCCGGGTAGGatagtgcctacattacctctccTCCTCTTTTGCAGGAAATGGCAAATGATACCAATTTCCACCCTCGCTATCTACCTGATTCTACCCCTCGCTATCTACCTGATTCTACCCCACGCTATCTACCTGTCTCATACAAAATCATCAAGCATATTATTTTCTAAATGGTTAAATATGTTTGTCTTGTGTAGCTTATTTATTGATAAACATAATGTGTATTAAAGATGGATACGGTGATGAAGGGAAAATTATTAGTAGACGAGGTGGTGTGGATTGTatagagggtagggaaggtggtgaagggtagggaaggtggtgaagggtagggaaggtggtgaagggtagggaaggtggtgaagggtagggaaggtggtgaagggtagggaaggtggtgaagggcagggaaggtggtgaagggtagggaaggtggtgaagggcagggaaggtggtgaagggtagggaaggtggtgaagggtagggaaggaggtgaagggcagggaaggtggtgaagggtagggaaggtggtgaagggtagggaaggtggtgaagggcagggaaggtggtgaagggtagggaaggaggtgaagggcagggaaggtggtgaaggatagggaaggtggtgaagggcagggaaggtggtgaagggtagggaaggtggtgaagagtagggaaggtggtgaagggtagggaaggtggtgaagggcagggaaggtggtgaagggtagggaaggaggtgaagggcagggaaggtggtgaagggtagggaaggtggtgaagggtagggaaggtggtgaaggatatggaaggtggtgaagggcagggaaggtggtgaagggtagggaaggtggtgaagggtgaagggtagggaaggtgtttaaaggtagggaaggtgtttaagggtaaggaaggtggtgaagggcagggaaggtggtgaagggtagggaaggtaatgaagggtagggaaggtgtttaagggtagggaaggtggtgaagggtagggaaggtgtttaagggtagggaaggtgtttaagggtagggaaggtgtttaagggtaaggaaggtggtgaatgattgGAAAGATAAGGAAGGTAAACAAATTATCATGCTGGTTATCATGAATCAGTGTCATAGAATTATTTCCACTCGTGTTGCTAGAAGTCAAGGAACTATAAGAGGAGCAAAGGAGCAGTGTAGCACAGGAGGAAACGAAACAACCTAATAATGTCGGTGACTCTTTCATGACCCGCCCGTCTGCACCCTTGTTAAGTCTTCCTTTTGAACTTGCCAGCCTCCTTAATTACTTCCTGCAACTTGAAGCTTGAGTGATTCATTACAGGTGAACAGTCATTATTGTGGCAGGGAAATTATGCATTAATATCATATAACATTTCTTCATTCCtcgaattttatatatatattttggtcatAAATTTCCATTCGCCGTCAAATAGCTGTGAAGTGCCGTCAACCAATTTTGAGCTGTCAGCCAGTTGTGATGCAACCTGTCAACCAGTTGTGAGCTTCCTGTCAACCAGCTGTGAGCAAGTATTATAATCTGAGAGTGAAAGAAATCACGTCCAAAGTAGTAATGTTAAAAGTCAATGCTTAACACCTCAAAAAACACCGACCCTCGGTCAATACTGGCAAGGTCACCTTTGGGTCACAGTAATCTGGAAGCCTTGAATGGCTTGAAGATATAAAATTCTAGGACACTATAAAATTTGATAATTGGATGGTGCTTTAAGTAGAACTTCTTAGCTAAGAAGTATTTACTAACAACATGGTTAGGTTATGGTTAAGGACATTCTTCCTTaatataagagagaatgtctgactgttttttttttttttttttttttttgtgtgtgtgtgtgtgtgtactcacctagttgtactcacctagttgtgtttgcgggggttgagctctggctctttggtcccgcctctcaaccgtcaatcaacaggtgtacagattcatgagcctatcgggctctgtcatatctacacttgaaactgtgtatggagtcagcctccaccacatcacttgtgtgtgtgtgtgtgtgtgtgtgtgtgtgtgtgtgtgtgtgtgtgtgtgtgtgtctgtctgtctgtctgtctgtctgtcttagctGTATTTGTTCTGTGTTTaagaaatctctcctgctctgcaaGGAGAGGAGACAGCACCATTGATTTGAATCGTAAGCCCATTAAGGTAGATTCATTAGTTTTGAATGTCCTCATAATGGGGCATGATACCTTCCCTCCGTccaatcctaaatccttatcctcatcacTATTAAGTGGAATATAGTCGCATTGGCTTAGAACTTTCTCCggaattattaaaaaaatttaagTTGTGGTTGTGTTTACAAGAAGGCATACTCGGTATAAATGATGCAGACCCACTGGGGAAGGTAAATTAAATGCTATTGGAAGCATAGTAGCatagcttcttgcaggtcggcgttcgatccccgtggTTGCTGGGCATCGTTCCCATCCTCCATCTGCTCCTTGATCCTTGTCTTTATTCCTTGCAAGTGCTGCATACTCgtactggcttagcactttctcctgataactacTACCTTACGTTACATGAGGAGACCAAATGTAAAAATTACGAATTAGATAAAGCTGCAAAGCTTGAAATTATACATTTATTCAACAGTTCAGAACAGGTGAATGCCACAGAGATAACATGAGATAATGGACACACACTTTTTTGTTTTAGGTGACCTGGGTACAAAAGAGTTAATACGTGTATTGAGAGCAAGATATACCACACAAAAGTATTTGTTCAAGAACCTGTGTTGGAAAGCCATTGGAATTAAATAGAAAGGTTTATAAATATTCCCATAAAAGGTCTTTTTTCTCCCCCTTGCAGGAAGCAGAGCGCATGTTTCAGGGTTCGTATCCCTTTTATTTTACCTCTGTCTTCCTCTGgtgttattatttttttaatcatATTGTCGCGGTCTACTTATCTTGTTTAGTAGTCTGTGGCGTCGTCTTAATGTTAAAATGTTGTAAATTAACCTTTTTGGATTGG
Encoded here:
- the LOC123764952 gene encoding uncharacterized protein, which translates into the protein MATNKLAMKFRSITYPNHEASSQKKHRKRLQRMQSFDFSQNEPSTVPVKSSVSRREVSAEGRLRAQQFQDTHTVSANLAPGQKLLRFSDECWCSPAGEQLGRPHPATAGCLTSPKSKPGAAVRLGVTNVERLVDWQRQSPEKHIVSSNSQDHSQRHSRSKERRSDRDSTSSERRSHYCASVSLPPPTKSPEQNTAANATTTTTATSESRGRRSQFRRAWSLFSLTCDKEVERREKSPQQRILRPPTRHFYRRGLSGLPIECSTRYLGLAY